A single genomic interval of Arthrobacter globiformis harbors:
- a CDS encoding SDR family NAD(P)-dependent oxidoreductase, which produces MSLKDQVVLVTGSSGGIGDAVVDALTAEGALVIGADRGPKEGQELAGFFPLDITSEEQCATVVRDVTTRYGRIDALVHAAGVLGATPDIMTTTTEEFDSIMRINGSGTFSMVRETAQSMIGTGTPGAIVILSSVAAKEARLNYLPYNASKLAVLHIMWSFAELLGPNGISVNAIAPGPVNTPMWAQFAKDSGPDAAANRAKRAAQLPMRRFAEPDEVARAILFLADPDNRYITGVSLDVAGGAHLGMGT; this is translated from the coding sequence ATGAGCCTTAAAGACCAGGTCGTTCTGGTGACCGGATCAAGCGGCGGAATCGGCGATGCAGTCGTCGACGCACTCACAGCCGAAGGGGCCCTCGTCATAGGTGCCGACCGCGGCCCGAAGGAGGGCCAGGAACTGGCCGGCTTCTTCCCGCTCGACATCACCTCCGAAGAACAATGCGCCACAGTCGTCCGTGACGTCACAACCAGGTACGGGCGCATCGACGCTCTCGTCCATGCAGCTGGAGTCCTGGGTGCCACGCCGGACATCATGACAACAACGACCGAAGAATTCGACTCCATTATGCGGATCAACGGTTCCGGCACGTTCTCCATGGTCCGGGAAACCGCACAATCAATGATTGGGACCGGAACTCCAGGTGCCATCGTGATCCTCTCCTCCGTTGCAGCCAAAGAAGCCCGCCTCAACTACTTGCCCTACAACGCAAGCAAACTCGCAGTACTCCACATCATGTGGTCCTTCGCCGAGCTGCTCGGCCCCAACGGCATATCGGTCAACGCCATCGCGCCCGGCCCAGTAAACACTCCCATGTGGGCACAATTCGCAAAGGACTCGGGCCCGGATGCAGCCGCCAACCGAGCCAAGCGCGCCGCGCAACTTCCCATGCGCCGGTTCGCCGAACCGGACGAAGTCGCCCGCGCCATCCTTTTCCTTGCCGACCCGGACAACCGCTACATCACCGGCGTATCCCTCGACGTTGCAGGCGGAGCACACCTGGGAATGGGAACCTGA
- a CDS encoding GNAT family N-acetyltransferase: protein MEPLSADRHADDLYAAYSLAADGRDWTYMPAGPFAGREDYRTYVAIMTQADDPMHFAVVDLNTGKAVGTLALMRQDPTNGVVEVGYVAFSPRLKQTPLATEAQFLLMSYVFEGLGYRRYEWKCDSLNAPSRRAAQRLGFTFEGIFRQAVVYKGRSRDTAWYSIIDSEWPDVGKAFRAWLGPGNFDTEGRQRRSLSDMRSPADQ from the coding sequence GTGGAGCCACTCAGTGCTGACCGCCACGCGGACGACCTGTACGCCGCCTACTCTCTTGCTGCTGATGGCAGGGACTGGACATACATGCCCGCCGGCCCGTTCGCTGGCCGAGAGGACTACCGAACCTATGTAGCGATTATGACGCAGGCGGACGATCCGATGCACTTCGCAGTTGTCGACCTCAACACCGGCAAGGCGGTGGGTACGCTTGCGCTGATGCGGCAAGATCCGACCAATGGTGTCGTCGAAGTCGGTTACGTAGCGTTCTCGCCGCGGCTCAAGCAAACTCCGCTGGCCACCGAGGCGCAGTTTCTGTTGATGTCCTACGTTTTCGAGGGGCTCGGCTATCGGCGCTACGAGTGGAAATGTGACAGTCTCAACGCCCCTTCACGAAGGGCAGCCCAACGACTCGGCTTCACCTTCGAGGGTATCTTTCGACAAGCTGTGGTCTACAAAGGCCGCAGCAGGGATACTGCCTGGTATTCCATCATCGACTCCGAATGGCCTGACGTCGGCAAGGCATTCCGGGCATGGCTCGGACCAGGCAATTTCGACACGGAAGGCCGTCAAAGGCGGTCCCTGTCGGACATGCGCTCACCAGCAGACCAGTAG
- a CDS encoding MFS transporter, which translates to MPVAERVVTIRRARVGAAFLGILLIAVNLRVAFVIVGPVLSDIGAEFAWSGSTAGLLTGLPLISFAVFSPVAPALARRMGLDRALGVSLLLLSVGIIGRSIGLEAAVWTGTVLIGTGIAFLNVLLPSLVKRDVPARVSQVTGIYTAVQGAVAASGAAVVVPIAQASTCGWRLALGIWAGLALIALTILLPKLLSPNPIAAKVEGQTIELRSPWRSALGWQVTLFMGLQSLAYYVMVAWLPSIEHELGIPAATSGLHTSVFLLVGVLASLAAGTLLHHTSDQRPIAFGSSILAFCAYAGLSLAPQLTLLWVVVGALGCGSLIVIALSLFSLRTRNHEQAASLSGMAQSLGYAIAAAGPVAFGALHDLTGSWTFPLTATAVLMVVLCVMAVLSGRNRVIR; encoded by the coding sequence GTGCCGGTGGCTGAACGGGTAGTAACAATACGCAGGGCACGGGTTGGCGCCGCATTCCTCGGCATCCTGCTCATCGCCGTGAACCTGCGGGTAGCCTTTGTGATCGTGGGTCCGGTGCTCTCCGATATCGGCGCAGAATTCGCTTGGTCCGGCAGCACCGCAGGCCTGCTGACCGGGCTGCCGTTAATTTCTTTTGCCGTCTTCTCCCCTGTCGCCCCGGCCCTGGCGCGCCGGATGGGCCTGGACCGGGCGCTGGGGGTATCGCTGTTGCTGCTTTCGGTAGGAATCATCGGCCGATCTATTGGGTTGGAAGCCGCGGTTTGGACCGGTACCGTGCTGATCGGTACTGGCATCGCCTTCCTGAATGTATTGCTGCCCTCGCTGGTTAAGAGGGACGTCCCTGCCCGGGTCAGTCAGGTGACCGGAATCTACACAGCCGTCCAGGGTGCCGTCGCCGCGTCCGGTGCCGCCGTCGTCGTTCCTATTGCCCAAGCCAGCACGTGTGGGTGGCGGTTGGCTCTGGGCATCTGGGCGGGGTTGGCGCTGATCGCCCTGACCATCCTGCTCCCGAAGCTGCTGTCCCCGAATCCGATCGCGGCGAAGGTCGAAGGCCAGACCATTGAGCTTCGCTCCCCGTGGAGGTCAGCGCTGGGCTGGCAGGTTACGCTCTTCATGGGGCTGCAGTCGCTGGCTTACTACGTCATGGTCGCCTGGCTGCCCAGCATCGAACATGAACTGGGGATACCCGCGGCCACCTCCGGGCTGCATACCTCGGTATTCCTGCTGGTTGGCGTGCTGGCCAGCTTAGCCGCAGGAACCTTGCTGCACCATACGTCGGATCAGCGGCCGATCGCCTTTGGCAGCAGCATCCTCGCGTTCTGCGCGTATGCGGGCCTCTCCCTTGCGCCGCAACTCACACTACTGTGGGTGGTTGTCGGAGCTTTGGGCTGCGGGAGCCTCATCGTGATCGCGCTGTCACTGTTCAGCCTCCGCACCCGGAACCACGAGCAGGCCGCCTCGCTTTCGGGAATGGCGCAGTCGCTGGGCTACGCGATCGCCGCCGCGGGGCCGGTGGCATTCGGCGCTCTCCACGATCTCACCGGCAGCTGGACTTTCCCGCTGACCGCCACCGCCGTGCTAATGGTCGTTTTGTGTGTCATGGCCGTACTGTCCGGGAGGAACCGTGTCATCAGGTGA
- a CDS encoding Gfo/Idh/MocA family protein, producing MNGQRLRVGVIGAGNIATIAQLPTLVQRDDVELAALVSRREDPGNLVRRWGFGAAYRSVEDMLDAQDLDAVFVLTPRSEHAHAVQLCLNNDVDVFCEKPLAPATEEAERLADLADERGRILMVDFNRRYAPVYTAGRELFGEKGATFCVAQKNRPGSEYRATFENAIHMVDLLRWYCGGEPVDVAAHAAGDDPWEEDGVAAMIRFDTGNTGVLMAARTAGAWNEKLDAYGAGKTVEVRAPEAVSTTVRGVTTSRELSAEAYGWATATDTLGFSAAVHHFLDRVADRAQPLTSGREAVHTQRLLDRVLAASGLPTEEQEGRQWASHATSANNS from the coding sequence ATGAACGGGCAGCGCCTCCGTGTCGGCGTCATCGGCGCCGGCAATATCGCCACCATCGCCCAACTGCCCACACTCGTCCAGCGCGATGATGTCGAGTTGGCAGCCTTGGTATCCCGACGCGAGGACCCGGGCAACCTGGTCCGGCGCTGGGGGTTCGGCGCCGCCTACCGGTCGGTGGAGGACATGCTGGACGCGCAGGACCTGGACGCCGTCTTCGTCCTCACCCCCCGGTCCGAACACGCCCACGCGGTCCAGCTGTGCCTTAACAATGACGTCGATGTGTTCTGCGAAAAACCCCTGGCCCCGGCCACCGAGGAGGCAGAACGTTTGGCGGACCTGGCCGACGAGCGCGGCCGCATCCTGATGGTTGACTTCAACCGCCGCTATGCACCCGTCTACACCGCCGGCCGTGAGCTGTTCGGCGAGAAAGGCGCTACCTTCTGCGTCGCGCAAAAGAACCGCCCCGGATCTGAATACCGCGCGACGTTCGAGAACGCCATTCACATGGTCGACCTGCTCCGCTGGTACTGCGGCGGCGAACCCGTGGACGTGGCCGCACACGCAGCCGGTGATGACCCCTGGGAAGAAGACGGCGTCGCAGCCATGATTCGCTTTGACACCGGGAACACCGGGGTGCTGATGGCAGCCCGAACAGCAGGTGCCTGGAACGAGAAACTCGACGCCTACGGCGCCGGCAAGACCGTGGAGGTGCGCGCCCCCGAAGCAGTGTCGACCACCGTCAGGGGAGTCACCACCTCGCGGGAGCTCAGCGCCGAGGCGTACGGCTGGGCAACGGCGACCGACACTCTCGGCTTCTCAGCAGCGGTCCACCATTTCCTGGACCGGGTCGCCGACCGGGCCCAGCCACTGACCTCCGGCCGCGAAGCCGTCCATACCCAGCGGCTGCTCGACCGGGTCCTCGCCGCCTCCGGACTGCCCACAGAAGAACAAGAAGGCCGGCAATGGGCAAGCCACGCCACCAGCGCGAACAACAGCTAG